The following proteins come from a genomic window of Pararhodobacter sp.:
- the hutG gene encoding N-formylglutamate deformylase — protein sequence MSLLEISRADSPLVLGLPHTGTDIPADCAAGLNDTGRAIADTDWHIHELYAGLVEATTVRTLVHRYVIDANRDPTGVSLYPGQNTTGLCPLTDFDGQPIYHPGQEPDAAEIERRRATYHAPYHAALVAELARVKAIHGFAILYDCHSIRSQIPFLFDGTLPDFNIGTNNGETCDPAIERATYDICQAASGYTSILNGRFKGGWTTRHYGQPGQGVHAIQMELAQSTYMQESPDWPYDSAKARALRPHLKTILNTLTAWRPQ from the coding sequence ATGAGCCTTCTGGAAATATCCCGCGCCGACAGCCCTCTGGTTCTGGGTCTGCCGCACACTGGCACCGACATTCCGGCCGATTGCGCGGCGGGTCTCAATGACACGGGCCGCGCGATTGCCGATACCGACTGGCATATCCATGAGCTTTATGCGGGGCTGGTCGAGGCCACGACGGTGCGCACCCTGGTGCATCGTTATGTGATCGACGCCAACCGCGACCCGACCGGAGTCAGCCTCTATCCCGGCCAGAACACCACCGGGCTTTGCCCGCTGACCGATTTCGACGGGCAGCCGATTTACCACCCCGGACAGGAACCCGACGCCGCCGAGATCGAGCGCCGCCGCGCCACCTATCACGCGCCCTATCATGCCGCCCTGGTCGCGGAACTGGCCCGCGTCAAAGCCATCCACGGCTTCGCGATCCTCTATGATTGTCACTCGATCCGCTCACAGATCCCGTTCCTGTTCGACGGCACGCTGCCCGATTTCAACATCGGCACCAACAATGGCGAAACCTGTGATCCCGCCATCGAGCGCGCCACCTATGACATTTGCCAGGCCGCGTCCGGCTACACCTCGATCCTGAACGGTCGCTTCAAGGGCGGCTGGACCACGCGCCACTATGGCCAGCCCGGCCAAGGCGTGCACGCGATCCAGATGGAACTGGCGCAATCGACCTATATGCAGGAGAGCCCGGATTGGCCCTATGACTCCGCCAAGGCCCGCGCCCTGCGCCCGCATCTGAAAACCATCCTCAACACCCTGACCGCCTGGAGGCCCCAATGA
- a CDS encoding MarR family winged helix-turn-helix transcriptional regulator, protein MVDGNTSGENLLFLTDEQLRKGIEAMFFAYRGFTADPDRILADLSYGRAHHRALHFINRSRGTTVNNLLSVLGVTKQSLNRVLRTLIADGLVESRVGRQDRRERHLYLTEAGAELERQLSEAQRARMRAAYRAAGPQAVAGFRQVLEAMMDEPVRAQGTPHKDGRP, encoded by the coding sequence ATGGTTGACGGCAATACCAGTGGTGAGAACCTGCTGTTCCTGACGGATGAGCAGTTGCGCAAGGGGATCGAGGCGATGTTCTTCGCCTATCGCGGGTTCACCGCCGATCCGGATCGGATTCTGGCGGATTTGTCCTATGGTCGTGCGCATCATCGGGCGCTGCATTTCATCAATCGCAGCCGCGGCACGACGGTGAACAACCTGTTGTCGGTGCTCGGCGTGACCAAGCAATCGCTGAACCGGGTGCTGCGCACGCTGATTGCCGACGGGTTGGTGGAATCGCGGGTCGGGCGGCAGGATCGACGCGAGCGGCACCTGTACCTGACCGAAGCGGGCGCAGAGCTTGAGCGCCAGCTGTCCGAGGCGCAGCGCGCACGGATGCGCGCGGCCTATCGCGCGGCGGGGCCACAAGCGGTGGCTGGGTTTCGGCAGGTGTTGGAGGCGATGATGGATGAACCGGTCCGCGCACAGGGCACCCCGCACAAGGATGGCCGACCATGA
- a CDS encoding hydantoinase/oxoprolinase family protein yields MARDSIRLGVDIGGTFTDVVLEVGTARHSTKVLTTYSAPEEAILEGMHRVCAKAGVAASSIGQIIHGTTLATNALIERRGAKTALITTKGFRDVIEMRTESRFEQYDLNLTLPEPLLARNRRYVVTERMDARGEVLMPLERAEVEALADTLGAAGYESIAVGLLHSYVNDAHERLIAQVLAARLPGVMVSLSSQVSPQMREYERFNTTIANAYIKPLMKSYLGRLKGRLAAEGADCPVFLMHSGGGIIDIETAAEFPVRLVESGPAGGAVFAADIAARHGLDKVLSFDMGGTTAKICLIKNQTPKTARVFEVARTYRFKKGSGMPISIPVIDMVEIGAGGGSLAHVDVLGQIRVGPESAGSEPGPACYGRGGERPAVTDADLVLGKLDPDNFAGGSIPLYPDASRTALRVHLGDRLEMDAVEAAWGLAEVVDENMANAARVHAVENGEDLSDYTMIAFGGAAPLHAARLCEKLGIARCLVPQGAGVGSAIGFLRAPFSFEANRSVFMKIGAFDPAKVTALFKEMEAEACSFVQSCDATAEILSEHKVYMRYSGQGWEIPVSLTPEQAANPDAETFLRLFEADYVKLFGRSVEGMEAEITVWSVNAFTLTDAVARLAPAVPSGSAPSSGTRTLFDPALGHVTEATVVERGQLTTGQTVDGPAVVTEEETTIIIPTSRSMIAQADGCLDIRTKEAAHG; encoded by the coding sequence ATGGCGCGTGATTCTATCAGATTGGGCGTCGATATCGGCGGCACCTTTACCGATGTGGTCCTTGAGGTTGGCACTGCGCGGCACTCGACCAAGGTTCTGACCACCTACAGCGCGCCCGAGGAGGCGATCCTGGAGGGGATGCACCGGGTTTGCGCCAAGGCCGGGGTTGCGGCCTCATCCATCGGGCAGATCATCCACGGCACGACCCTGGCGACCAATGCGCTGATCGAGCGGCGCGGGGCGAAGACGGCGCTGATCACCACCAAGGGTTTTCGCGATGTCATCGAAATGCGCACCGAAAGCCGGTTCGAGCAATATGATCTGAACCTGACGCTGCCCGAACCCCTGCTGGCCCGGAACCGCCGCTATGTGGTGACCGAGCGCATGGATGCACGCGGCGAGGTCTTGATGCCGCTGGAGCGTGCCGAGGTCGAGGCGCTGGCCGATACGCTGGGCGCGGCAGGCTATGAGAGTATCGCGGTGGGCCTGTTGCATTCCTATGTGAATGACGCGCATGAACGGCTGATCGCGCAGGTTCTGGCCGCGCGTTTGCCGGGGGTCATGGTGTCGCTGTCCTCGCAAGTCTCGCCGCAGATGCGCGAATACGAGCGGTTCAACACCACCATCGCCAACGCCTATATCAAGCCGCTGATGAAATCCTATCTGGGGCGGCTGAAGGGGCGTCTGGCCGCCGAGGGCGCGGATTGCCCGGTGTTCCTGATGCATTCGGGCGGCGGGATCATCGACATCGAGACGGCGGCGGAATTTCCGGTGCGGCTGGTCGAATCCGGCCCGGCGGGCGGGGCGGTGTTCGCCGCCGATATTGCCGCGCGGCATGGGTTGGACAAGGTTTTGTCCTTCGATATGGGCGGCACCACGGCCAAGATTTGCCTGATCAAGAACCAGACACCGAAAACCGCGCGGGTGTTCGAGGTGGCGCGGACGTATCGGTTCAAGAAAGGCTCTGGCATGCCGATCTCGATTCCGGTGATCGACATGGTCGAGATCGGCGCGGGCGGCGGGTCTTTGGCGCATGTCGATGTGCTGGGGCAAATCCGCGTCGGGCCGGAAAGTGCCGGGTCAGAGCCGGGGCCTGCGTGCTATGGGCGCGGTGGCGAACGTCCGGCGGTGACCGATGCCGATCTGGTGCTGGGCAAGCTGGACCCCGACAATTTCGCGGGCGGCTCGATTCCTTTGTATCCTGACGCCTCGCGCACGGCGCTGCGCGTGCATCTGGGCGACCGGCTGGAGATGGACGCCGTTGAGGCCGCCTGGGGGCTGGCCGAGGTGGTCGATGAGAATATGGCCAATGCCGCGCGGGTTCATGCCGTTGAGAATGGCGAGGATCTGTCGGATTACACGATGATCGCCTTTGGCGGCGCGGCCCCCCTGCACGCCGCGCGGCTGTGCGAAAAGCTGGGCATCGCGCGCTGTCTGGTGCCGCAGGGGGCGGGCGTCGGCTCGGCCATCGGGTTTTTGCGCGCGCCGTTCAGCTTTGAGGCCAACCGCTCGGTCTTTATGAAGATCGGCGCGTTTGATCCGGCAAAGGTCACGGCGCTGTTCAAGGAGATGGAGGCCGAGGCGTGCAGTTTCGTGCAATCCTGCGATGCGACGGCCGAGATCCTGTCAGAGCACAAGGTCTACATGCGCTATTCCGGGCAAGGCTGGGAAATCCCGGTGTCGTTGACGCCCGAGCAAGCGGCAAACCCCGATGCCGAGACGTTCCTGCGCCTGTTCGAGGCGGATTATGTCAAGCTGTTTGGTCGATCCGTCGAGGGGATGGAGGCGGAGATCACCGTCTGGTCGGTCAACGCCTTTACGTTGACCGATGCCGTCGCGCGCCTTGCGCCTGCAGTGCCAAGTGGCTCCGCACCCAGCAGCGGCACGCGCACCCTGTTCGACCCGGCGCTGGGCCATGTAACCGAGGCCACAGTGGTCGAGCGCGGCCAGTTGACCACCGGCCAGACCGTCGATGGCCCCGCTGTTGTCACTGAGGAAGAAACCACCATCATCATTCCCACCAGTCGCTCGATGATCGCGCAGGCCGATGGGTGTCTGGATATTCGCACCAAGGAGGCCGCCCATGGCTGA
- a CDS encoding TAXI family TRAP transporter solute-binding subunit has translation MSFQVAQRILLAVGLVCGATAPVLAQDEEPRNYIMATAQDGGTYYPVGVAMAVLSTIHLQPSFGFDIEAVTSGGSLDNLRLMRDGDAQFGMLEVLAGTWARDGTGPLAEIGPQDNLRAITMLWPDVEHFLISTALAETGTIADLAGLAGRGFAMGPLGSGTEYTNTLLFENFGFDYASWGIVHQTYEQSAQALLDGTIAGVNIGSGVGVNTVHSVMTQMGDLLTLLSVTDEQAAALDGGLGILSTTLIPPGTYPGIEAPLQTVSLPNFLSVNADVPAEDVYEFTRVLFENLEYLCGVHQAACALSLDGAQNGLPVDLHPGAARYFREMGMEASDP, from the coding sequence ATGTCATTTCAAGTTGCACAACGCATTCTGCTGGCAGTGGGTCTGGTGTGTGGCGCGACGGCCCCGGTCCTGGCGCAAGACGAAGAACCGCGCAATTATATCATGGCCACCGCGCAAGACGGTGGCACCTATTATCCGGTTGGCGTGGCGATGGCCGTGCTGTCAACGATCCATCTGCAACCGTCATTCGGGTTCGACATCGAGGCCGTCACCTCGGGCGGGTCGCTTGATAATCTGCGTCTGATGCGCGACGGCGACGCGCAGTTCGGGATGCTCGAAGTGTTGGCCGGAACCTGGGCACGCGATGGCACCGGGCCGCTTGCAGAAATCGGCCCGCAAGACAATCTGCGCGCCATCACGATGCTCTGGCCCGATGTCGAGCACTTCCTGATCAGCACGGCGCTGGCCGAAACCGGCACAATCGCCGATCTGGCCGGTTTGGCGGGGCGCGGGTTTGCGATGGGGCCGCTGGGCTCTGGCACCGAATATACCAACACGTTGCTGTTCGAGAATTTCGGCTTTGACTATGCCTCATGGGGTATCGTGCATCAAACCTATGAGCAATCCGCCCAGGCCCTGCTGGACGGAACCATTGCCGGGGTGAACATCGGCTCTGGCGTTGGCGTGAATACGGTGCATTCGGTGATGACCCAGATGGGCGACTTGCTGACCCTGCTGTCCGTCACCGACGAACAGGCCGCGGCGCTGGATGGCGGTCTGGGCATCCTGTCCACGACACTGATCCCGCCAGGAACCTATCCCGGCATCGAGGCTCCGCTGCAAACCGTGTCGCTGCCGAATTTCCTTTCGGTGAATGCCGATGTGCCCGCCGAAGATGTTTACGAATTCACCCGCGTCTTGTTCGAAAATCTCGAATACCTCTGCGGTGTGCATCAAGCCGCCTGCGCGCTATCCCTTGACGGCGCGCAAAACGGCTTGCCCGTAGACCTGCATCCGGGTGCCGCCCGGTATTTCCGCGAAATGGGCATGGAAGCCTCTGATCCGTAG
- the hutU gene encoding urocanate hydratase, translating into MSDPRKNTRDIYPPTGPNLTAKSWMTEAPLRMLMNNLHPDVAENPHELVVYGGIGRAARTWQDFDSIVATLTDLEADETLVVQSGKPIAVVKTHTDAPRVLIANSNLVPHWATWDHFNELDKKGLAMYGQMTAGSWIYIGSQGIVQGTYETFVEAGRQHYGGSLKGKWILTGGLGGMGGAQPLAAVMAGACCLAVECNPDSIDFRLRTRYVDEKTDSLDEALAMIDRWTKAGEAKSVGLLGNAADVFPELYRRGIRPDIVTDQTSAHDPRHGYLPQGWTMAEWKAKQDSDPKAVEKAARASMKVQVAAMVDFHNAGVPTVDYGNNIRQMALEEGLENAFAFPGFVPAYIRPLFCRGIGPFRWVALSGDPEDIYKTDQKMKELFPENKHLHQWLDMARERIAFQGLPARICWIGLGDRHRAGLAFNEMVANGELKAPIVIGRDHLDSGSVASPNRETEAMKDGSDAVSDWPLLNALVNTASGATWVSIHHGGGVGMGFSQHAGVVICADGTPEAAKRLERVLWNDPASGVWRHADAGYEDAVACAREHGLKLPRILGN; encoded by the coding sequence ATGAGCGACCCGCGCAAGAACACCCGTGACATCTACCCCCCAACCGGGCCGAACCTGACGGCGAAAAGCTGGATGACCGAGGCCCCCCTCAGGATGCTGATGAACAACCTGCACCCGGATGTGGCCGAGAACCCGCATGAGCTGGTGGTCTACGGCGGTATCGGACGTGCGGCGCGCACCTGGCAGGATTTCGACAGCATCGTCGCCACGCTGACCGACCTCGAGGCCGACGAAACGCTGGTCGTGCAGTCGGGCAAGCCGATTGCCGTGGTCAAGACCCATACGGACGCGCCGCGCGTGCTGATCGCCAACTCGAACCTCGTGCCGCATTGGGCGACCTGGGATCATTTCAACGAACTCGATAAAAAGGGTCTGGCGATGTACGGCCAGATGACCGCCGGGTCGTGGATCTACATCGGCAGCCAGGGCATCGTGCAGGGCACCTACGAGACCTTTGTCGAGGCCGGGCGCCAGCACTACGGCGGCTCGCTCAAGGGCAAATGGATCCTCACCGGCGGTCTGGGTGGCATGGGCGGCGCGCAGCCTTTGGCGGCGGTGATGGCGGGCGCGTGCTGCCTTGCCGTCGAATGCAACCCCGACAGCATCGATTTCCGCCTGCGCACCCGCTATGTCGATGAAAAGACCGACAGCCTCGATGAAGCGCTGGCGATGATCGACCGCTGGACCAAGGCCGGCGAGGCGAAATCCGTGGGCCTGTTGGGCAACGCCGCCGATGTGTTCCCGGAGCTTTACCGCCGCGGTATTCGCCCCGATATCGTCACCGACCAGACCAGCGCCCACGACCCGCGCCACGGCTATCTGCCGCAGGGCTGGACGATGGCCGAATGGAAGGCCAAGCAGGACAGCGACCCCAAAGCCGTCGAGAAAGCCGCGCGCGCCAGCATGAAGGTGCAAGTGGCGGCGATGGTCGATTTCCACAACGCGGGCGTGCCGACCGTCGATTATGGCAACAACATCCGGCAGATGGCGCTGGAGGAAGGGCTGGAAAATGCCTTTGCCTTCCCCGGTTTCGTGCCCGCCTATATCCGCCCGCTGTTCTGCCGGGGGATCGGGCCGTTCCGCTGGGTGGCGCTGTCGGGCGACCCCGAGGATATCTATAAAACCGACCAGAAGATGAAAGAGCTGTTCCCCGAGAACAAGCATCTGCATCAATGGCTTGATATGGCCCGCGAACGGATCGCGTTTCAGGGCCTGCCCGCGCGGATCTGCTGGATCGGCCTCGGCGACCGGCATCGCGCCGGATTGGCGTTCAACGAGATGGTCGCCAATGGCGAGCTGAAAGCGCCGATCGTGATCGGCCGCGACCACCTCGACAGCGGCTCGGTCGCCTCGCCCAACCGCGAGACCGAAGCGATGAAGGATGGCTCGGACGCGGTGTCGGACTGGCCCTTGCTGAACGCTTTGGTCAACACGGCCTCGGGCGCGACCTGGGTCAGCATCCACCACGGCGGCGGCGTCGGCATGGGCTTCAGCCAGCATGCGGGCGTGGTGATCTGCGCCGATGGCACGCCCGAGGCCGCCAAGCGGCTGGAGCGCGTGTTGTGGAACGATCCGGCCAGCGGTGTCTGGCGTCATGCCGATGCAGGGTATGAGGACGCGGTTGCCTGTGCGCGCGAACACGGGCTGAAGCTGCCGCGCATTCTGGGCAACTAA
- the hutI gene encoding imidazolonepropionase: MPSTTVFSNATAATMTPETADYGLVRNAAIVVSDGRIAWVGAQEALPEPYRDAPTQDLDGRLVTPALIDCHTHIVHGGNRAMEFEMRLQGASYEEVARAGGGIVSTVSATREASFDELLAKALTRADALIAQGVSTVEIKSGYGLNQETELKMLRVARAIAQHRPIRVMTSFLGAHAVPKGMDADAYIDTICIPALNAAHAEGLVDAVDGFCEGIAFDTTQISRVFDQARALGLPLKLHAEQLSNIGGTALAARYGAMSADHVEYATEDDARALAASGTVAVILPGAFYTIHETQAPPIQAFRDHGVPMAVATDWNPGTSPLGSILLAMNMACTLFRMTPAEALAGTTRNAARALGLTDTGTIAPGMRADLAIWNVAEPAELSYGIGINPLHNRIFGGVQ; encoded by the coding sequence ATGCCCAGCACAACTGTCTTTTCCAACGCCACCGCCGCAACCATGACGCCCGAAACCGCGGATTACGGGCTGGTGCGCAACGCGGCGATTGTGGTTTCGGACGGGCGGATTGCCTGGGTTGGGGCGCAAGAGGCGCTGCCCGAACCCTATCGCGATGCGCCGACGCAAGATCTGGACGGGCGGCTGGTCACCCCGGCGCTGATCGACTGTCACACGCATATCGTGCATGGCGGCAACCGCGCGATGGAGTTCGAGATGCGGCTGCAAGGCGCCAGTTACGAGGAGGTCGCGCGCGCGGGCGGCGGTATTGTCTCGACCGTCTCGGCAACCCGCGAGGCCAGCTTTGACGAGTTGCTGGCCAAGGCCCTGACCCGCGCCGATGCCTTGATCGCGCAGGGTGTCAGCACCGTTGAAATCAAGTCCGGCTATGGTCTGAACCAAGAAACCGAACTCAAGATGCTGCGCGTCGCCCGCGCGATTGCGCAACACCGCCCGATTCGCGTGATGACCAGCTTTCTGGGCGCGCATGCCGTGCCCAAGGGCATGGATGCCGACGCCTATATCGACACGATCTGTATTCCGGCCCTGAACGCGGCCCACGCCGAGGGGCTGGTCGATGCGGTGGACGGGTTCTGCGAGGGCATCGCCTTTGACACGACGCAGATCAGCCGCGTGTTCGATCAGGCCCGCGCCCTGGGTCTGCCGCTCAAATTGCACGCCGAGCAACTCAGCAACATCGGTGGCACGGCCTTGGCCGCGCGCTATGGTGCGATGTCCGCCGATCACGTCGAATACGCGACCGAGGACGACGCCAGGGCGCTGGCCGCCTCGGGCACCGTTGCGGTGATTCTGCCGGGCGCGTTCTACACGATCCACGAGACCCAGGCCCCACCAATACAGGCGTTCCGCGATCATGGCGTGCCGATGGCCGTCGCGACCGACTGGAACCCCGGCACCTCGCCGCTGGGGTCGATTCTGCTGGCGATGAACATGGCCTGCACCCTGTTCCGCATGACCCCCGCCGAGGCTTTGGCCGGCACCACCCGCAACGCCGCCCGCGCGCTGGGCCTGACGGATACCGGCACCATCGCGCCGGGGATGCGCGCCGATCTGGCGATCTGGAATGTCGCGGAACCTGCGGAACTGTCCTACGGTATCGGCATCAACCCACTGCACAACCGCATCTTTGGAGGGGTTCAATGA
- a CDS encoding branched-chain amino acid aminotransferase — translation MAGAYDDRDGFIWMDGKLVPWRDATVHVLTHALHYASSVFEGERCYSGKIFKSREHSARLIESGRLLDMVVPYTVDQIEEAKYAMLKANGWTDAYVRVVAWRGAGDDMGVSARRNPVRMAVAGWEWGAYYGDAKWQGAKLDIAKWKRPSPETIPTAAKAAGLYMICTMSKHAAEAKGCSDALFMDYRGYVAEATGANVFFVKDGEVHTPLADAFLNGLTRQTVIQMLKDMGVVVHERHIMPDELPGFSECWLTGTAAEVTPVGQIGEHHFQVGDLTRKVSDSYEKLVRS, via the coding sequence ATGGCCGGCGCATATGACGACAGAGACGGATTCATCTGGATGGATGGCAAACTGGTGCCGTGGCGCGACGCCACGGTCCACGTCCTGACCCATGCGCTGCATTATGCGTCCTCGGTGTTCGAGGGTGAGCGTTGCTACTCCGGCAAGATCTTCAAAAGCCGCGAACATTCGGCGCGGCTGATCGAATCCGGTCGCCTGCTGGATATGGTCGTGCCCTATACGGTCGATCAGATCGAAGAGGCCAAATACGCGATGCTCAAGGCCAATGGCTGGACCGACGCCTATGTGCGCGTTGTCGCCTGGCGTGGCGCGGGTGACGACATGGGGGTTTCCGCCCGCCGCAACCCGGTGCGCATGGCCGTCGCGGGCTGGGAATGGGGCGCCTATTACGGTGACGCCAAATGGCAGGGTGCCAAGCTGGACATCGCCAAATGGAAGCGCCCCTCGCCCGAAACCATCCCGACGGCCGCCAAAGCCGCCGGCCTGTACATGATCTGCACGATGTCCAAACACGCCGCCGAGGCCAAGGGCTGCTCGGATGCGCTGTTCATGGATTATCGCGGCTACGTCGCCGAGGCGACCGGTGCCAACGTGTTCTTCGTCAAGGATGGCGAGGTGCATACGCCGCTGGCCGATGCGTTCCTCAACGGATTGACCCGTCAAACCGTGATCCAGATGCTGAAGGACATGGGTGTCGTCGTGCATGAACGCCACATCATGCCCGACGAACTGCCCGGTTTCTCGGAATGCTGGCTGACCGGCACCGCCGCCGAGGTCACCCCCGTTGGCCAGATCGGCGAGCATCACTTCCAGGTCGGTGATCTGACGCGCAAAGTGTCGGACAGCTATGAAAAACTGGTGCGCAGTTAA
- a CDS encoding LysR family transcriptional regulator — protein MTRIPFTLKHIEAFVSVADLGTFRRAAERLNTTQPNISSRMSQLEERLGVRLMERDAGSVRLTPKGQDLLRPARDILAAAEAFQAVVGDETLFKGVLRLGVSEMVAHTWLRAFLLDMRARFPAIDIDLTVDLSATLSKALFDRDLDLVFQSGPFAQEARCTVPLGQSAYAWVAAPGLGPFAARVQPQDIAPHAILTHSRRTVPQRQLEAHFREIGQEVRLVSASNIGTSLLMALDGLGIACLPLDMVAEALADGRLQRLNYAWHPDNLRFAARYVLDPAPAYVTAAVEIAQRLYPAKDNKS, from the coding sequence ATGACCCGGATTCCCTTTACCCTGAAACATATCGAGGCGTTCGTGTCGGTCGCTGATCTGGGCACGTTCCGGCGCGCGGCAGAGCGGCTGAACACGACACAGCCCAACATCTCCAGCCGGATGTCGCAGCTTGAGGAACGGCTGGGCGTGCGGTTGATGGAGCGGGACGCGGGCTCGGTGCGCCTGACGCCCAAGGGGCAGGACCTGCTGCGCCCGGCGCGCGATATTCTGGCGGCGGCCGAGGCGTTTCAGGCCGTGGTGGGCGATGAGACGCTGTTCAAGGGCGTGCTGCGGCTGGGCGTCAGCGAGATGGTGGCGCACACATGGCTGCGGGCCTTCCTGCTGGATATGCGGGCGCGGTTTCCGGCGATCGACATTGATCTGACGGTGGATCTGAGCGCCACGCTGAGCAAGGCGCTGTTCGACCGCGATCTGGATCTGGTGTTTCAAAGCGGCCCGTTCGCGCAAGAGGCGCGCTGCACCGTGCCGCTGGGGCAATCGGCTTATGCCTGGGTTGCGGCACCCGGACTGGGGCCGTTTGCGGCCCGGGTTCAGCCGCAGGATATCGCGCCCCATGCCATTTTGACCCACTCGCGCCGCACGGTGCCGCAGCGCCAGCTCGAGGCCCATTTCCGCGAGATCGGCCAAGAGGTGCGCTTGGTGTCGGCGTCGAATATCGGCACCAGCCTGTTGATGGCGCTCGACGGGCTGGGCATTGCCTGTCTGCCGCTGGATATGGTCGCCGAGGCTTTGGCGGACGGGCGTTTGCAGCGGCTGAATTATGCCTGGCACCCCGACAATCTGCGCTTTGCCGCGCGGTATGTGCTGGACCCGGCCCCGGCCTATGTCACGGCGGCGGTGGAGATCGCGCAGCGGCTTTATCCGGCGAAGGATAACAAATCCTGA
- a CDS encoding response regulator: MSDLSAAHLLIVDDDERIRELLKRYLMKQGFMVTAARDAAQARRLLTGLAFDLIVLDVMMPGEDGVALTHWLRGEIGTPVILLTARGEARDRIAGFEAGADDYLSKPFEPRELVLRINAILRRAPKAAPASLAPQVLMLGRMRYEVDSGDLRDGTEPVRLTQTEAALMRVLAGRQGEVVSREALVEYLGRDRGHMAAELSQERAIDVQITRLRRKIEPDPRRPRFLQTVRGEGYLLTPG, encoded by the coding sequence ATGAGCGACCTGTCCGCCGCACATCTGCTGATTGTCGATGATGACGAACGCATCCGGGAACTGCTCAAGCGGTATCTGATGAAACAGGGGTTCATGGTGACCGCCGCGCGCGATGCGGCGCAGGCGCGGCGCTTGCTGACCGGGTTGGCGTTTGATCTGATCGTGCTGGATGTGATGATGCCGGGCGAGGATGGCGTGGCCCTGACGCACTGGTTGCGCGGCGAAATCGGCACCCCGGTGATCTTGCTGACCGCGCGGGGCGAGGCGCGCGACCGGATCGCGGGTTTTGAGGCGGGCGCGGATGATTACCTGTCCAAACCCTTCGAGCCGCGTGAGTTGGTGCTGCGAATCAATGCCATCTTGCGGCGCGCGCCCAAGGCCGCGCCCGCGTCGCTGGCGCCGCAGGTCCTGATGCTGGGGCGGATGCGCTACGAGGTCGACTCTGGCGACCTGCGCGACGGCACCGAGCCGGTGCGCCTGACCCAGACCGAGGCTGCGTTGATGCGGGTGCTGGCCGGGCGGCAGGGCGAGGTTGTCAGCCGTGAGGCGCTGGTGGAATATCTGGGCCGTGATCGCGGGCATATGGCCGCCGAGCTTTCGCAAGAGCGGGCCATTGACGTGCAGATCACCCGCTTGCGCCGCAAGATCGAGCCGGATCCGCGCCGTCCACGCTTTTTGCAGACCGTGCGCGGCGAGGGCTATCTGCTGACGCCCGGATAA